In a single window of the Biomphalaria glabrata chromosome 5, xgBioGlab47.1, whole genome shotgun sequence genome:
- the LOC106062336 gene encoding elongation of very long chain fatty acids protein 4-like yields the protein MWWKLEEMKRLYDQVMDLRDRKFDGYPLFDSPLVSLLILTLYISFVWYGTKWMETRKPLKLKEIMFVYNCFMVLFLIYQFVWGMFAFYYFGISFVCTNWINYDFPEDFRYRLFPQTPPNKRLYSSQTTPNKRLVSFQGLAAAASFYYSKLLELMDTIFLVLRKKFNQLSFLHVYHHAMTVIFVWLGYKFVPGGPVLIFPILNGSVHILMYSYYALAAIGIRLTRLKRYLTIIQILQQCFLIVLVVVNMFHDCPFMWNLGLLAIIYVISLLILFSNFYIKSYVTSDRHKAQLKEKTK from the exons ATGTGGTGGAAACTAGAAGAAATGAAACGGCTTTATGATCAAGTCATGGATTTAAGAG ATCGTAAATTCGACGGGTACCCTCTCTTTGATTCGCCCCTGGTGTCGCTGTTGATCCTCACCTTGTATATTTCCTTTGTCTGGTATGGAACCAAATGGATGGAAACTCGCAAGCCGCTGAAACTGAAAGAAATTATGTTTGTCTATAACTGCTTCATGGTCCTATTTTTAATCTATCAGTTTGTTTGG ggcATGTTTGCCTTTTACTACTTCGGCATCTCCTTTGTGTGTACGAATTGGATCAACTACGATTTCCCCGAGGACTTCAGATAT cggctttttccccagACCCCACCAAATAAAAGACTTTATTCCAGCCAGACCACACCAAATAAAAGACTTGTTTCTTTTCAGGGACTAGCTGCAGCAGCTTCTTTCTATTACTCTAAGCTACTAGAATTAATGGATACG ATATTTTTAGTTCTGCGAAAGAAATTCAACCAGCTTTCATTTCTTCACGTCTACCACCACGCCATGACAGTCATATTTGTTTGGCTTGGGTACAAATTCGTCCCAGGAGGTCCAG TGTTAATCTTTCCAATTCTTAACGGATCGGTTCACATTCTCATGTATTCATACTACGCCCTGGCTGCTATAGGAATTCGTTTGACTCGTCTGAAAAGATACTTGACAATCATACAaatt cTCCAGCAGTGCTTCCTGATAGTCCTAGTAGTGGTCAACATGTTCCACGACTGCCCCTTTATGTGGAACCTGGGCCTGTTAGCCATTATCTACGTCATCAGTCTTCTGATCCTGTTCTCCAACTTCTACATCAAGTCGTACGTCACGTCAGACAGACACAAGGCACAACTGAAGGAGAAAACTAAATGA